The following proteins come from a genomic window of Nostoc sp. TCL26-01:
- a CDS encoding bifunctional riboflavin kinase/FAD synthetase produces the protein MLNLSQNGCSVWVAASTELVLTPTAVALGKFDGVHLGHQRVIQPVLQSTRSAQAEGESENVPPSVLIGNPPVAPLKRIYSTVVTFRPHPHEFFTGQPRTWLTPLDEKVQQLRSLGVDQLVLLPFDKELSALSPEEFVEKILVQQLRCQQISVGQDFCFGKQRRGTAMDLQLIAAKYQIPVTIVPLHTSDGLFLDETNCSSLDSPQEAPISTSLIRQDLESGDIKNANRLLGRPYTLIGDVIEGEQLGRTIGFPTANLELPKDKFIPRQGVYAVLVEILSETPDATIPSDILGVMNIGNRPTVNGTYSSVEVHLLDWSGDLYGKKLAVKLVEFLRPEQKFPSLEALKNQIQQDCTVAREVLNRGDGG, from the coding sequence GTGCTAAATCTGTCTCAAAATGGGTGTTCTGTGTGGGTTGCTGCTTCAACTGAACTGGTTTTAACACCAACGGCTGTGGCTCTTGGTAAATTTGATGGAGTGCATCTTGGCCATCAAAGAGTCATTCAACCTGTTTTACAGTCAACTAGGAGCGCTCAAGCTGAGGGAGAGAGTGAGAATGTACCCCCATCAGTACTAATAGGAAACCCACCAGTCGCACCACTAAAACGGATATATTCTACAGTTGTGACTTTTCGTCCTCATCCCCATGAGTTCTTCACCGGACAACCCCGGACTTGGTTAACTCCTTTGGACGAAAAAGTGCAACAATTGCGATCGCTGGGTGTAGACCAACTGGTATTACTACCCTTTGACAAAGAATTATCAGCTTTGTCACCGGAAGAGTTTGTCGAAAAAATTCTTGTGCAACAACTACGCTGTCAGCAAATTAGCGTCGGGCAAGATTTTTGCTTTGGCAAACAGCGTCGCGGTACAGCTATGGATTTGCAACTAATTGCCGCTAAGTACCAAATTCCTGTTACCATAGTTCCGCTACATACTTCTGATGGTCTGTTTCTTGATGAGACAAACTGTAGCAGCCTTGATTCTCCACAGGAGGCTCCTATTAGTACTTCATTAATCCGTCAAGATTTAGAAAGTGGCGACATCAAAAATGCCAATCGTCTACTAGGTCGTCCCTACACTCTTATTGGAGATGTGATTGAAGGCGAACAATTAGGCCGAACCATTGGGTTTCCCACTGCTAATTTGGAATTACCCAAGGATAAATTTATCCCTCGTCAAGGAGTTTATGCAGTCCTGGTCGAAATTTTGAGTGAGACACCAGATGCTACCATACCCAGTGATATTTTAGGAGTGATGAATATAGGTAATCGTCCCACCGTCAACGGTACTTATTCATCAGTGGAAGTACATTTGCTCGACTGGTCTGGCGATTTGTACGGTAAAAAACTAGCTGTCAAATTGGTAGAATTTCTGCGGCCTGAACAAAAATTCCCGTCTCTGGAAGCCTTGAAAAACCAAATTCAGCAAGATTGTACTGTCGCTAGAGAAGTTTTGAATAGAGGGGATGGGGGATAG
- a CDS encoding DUF6883 domain-containing protein — protein MSQPRTSRRKAQSSCIQIFLDLDLNNAEELQTILLQAVAIYDAIPGKSNPYGQKYIIDFPVTRADKQAIIQSVWIVRNDENFPRLVTCYVL, from the coding sequence TTGTCTCAACCCAGAACATCCAGAAGGAAAGCACAAAGCTCGTGTATTCAAATCTTCCTGGACTTAGATTTAAATAATGCAGAAGAACTACAAACCATACTTTTACAAGCAGTAGCTATTTACGATGCTATCCCTGGTAAAAGCAATCCATACGGTCAAAAATATATCATTGACTTTCCCGTTACTCGCGCTGATAAACAAGCAATTATTCAGAGTGTTTGGATAGTGCGAAATGATGAAAACTTCCCTCGTCTAGTCACCTGTTATGTACTCTAA
- a CDS encoding DUF6883 domain-containing protein, which translates to MSSVFIDTPKKLPNPERAIVEAEKIAGYCLNPEHPEGKHKARVFKSSWT; encoded by the coding sequence GTGAGTAGTGTTTTTATAGACACTCCTAAGAAACTGCCTAACCCAGAACGCGCTATCGTTGAAGCAGAGAAAATCGCAGGGTATTGTCTCAACCCAGAACATCCAGAAGGAAAGCACAAAGCTCGTGTATTCAAATCTTCCTGGACTTAG
- a CDS encoding MBL fold metallo-hydrolase produces MSRIENQFTVQFWGVRGSIPSPGPHTVRYGGNTPCVEMQVGGKRLIFDGGTGLHVLGQSLLSQMPLEAYLFFTHSHWDHVQGFPFFVPGFVKGNNFHIHGAIAPDGSTVEQRLNDQMLHPNFPVPLQIMQANLHFHDVQPGQPIHIKDITVETAPLNHPGEAVGYRVNWRGGAAVYITDTEHFPDKLDENVLWLARNADILIYDSTYTDDEYHCAKSPKIGWGHSTWQEAVKVAKAANVKTLVIFHHDPAHNDDFLDRVGTQAYAKFPGAIMAREGMILQVPISMPLSESFSVSNFSA; encoded by the coding sequence ATGTCCAGGATAGAGAACCAATTTACTGTGCAATTTTGGGGCGTTCGTGGCAGCATACCCAGTCCAGGACCGCACACAGTCCGCTATGGCGGTAACACTCCTTGTGTAGAAATGCAGGTCGGTGGTAAACGCTTAATTTTTGATGGTGGTACAGGACTTCACGTCTTGGGGCAATCTTTATTGTCCCAAATGCCGCTAGAAGCTTATCTATTTTTCACTCATTCCCACTGGGATCATGTGCAGGGTTTTCCCTTTTTTGTGCCAGGATTTGTTAAAGGGAATAATTTTCATATTCATGGTGCGATCGCTCCTGATGGTTCTACTGTAGAACAACGTCTTAACGATCAAATGCTCCATCCGAATTTCCCTGTACCTTTGCAAATCATGCAGGCTAACTTGCATTTTCATGACGTGCAACCAGGGCAACCCATCCACATCAAAGATATTACTGTAGAAACAGCACCACTCAATCATCCTGGTGAAGCGGTGGGATATCGAGTCAACTGGCGTGGTGGTGCGGCTGTTTATATTACCGATACAGAGCATTTCCCAGATAAATTAGATGAGAACGTGCTGTGGCTAGCGCGAAATGCGGATATTCTCATTTATGATTCCACTTACACCGATGACGAATATCATTGTGCCAAATCACCGAAAATTGGCTGGGGACATTCAACTTGGCAAGAAGCTGTAAAAGTAGCTAAAGCCGCTAATGTCAAAACATTGGTGATTTTCCATCACGATCCTGCCCATAATGATGATTTTTTAGATCGCGTGGGAACACAAGCATATGCTAAGTTTCCTGGGGCTATTATGGCTAGAGAAGGAATGATACTCCAAGTTCCCATTTCCATGCCCTTATCAGAATCTTTTTCTGTTAGTAATTTTTCAGCATAA
- the surE gene encoding 5'/3'-nucleotidase SurE: protein MKLLISNDDGISALGIRTLANALAEAGHDVSVVCPDRERSATGHGLTLHQPIRAEIVESIFHPTIKAWACDGTPSDCVKLALWALLESPPDLVLSGINQGANLGTEILYSGTVSAAMEGMIEGIPSIAFSLTSHISRDFQPAAKFATVLIEKLATQPIPDLMLLNVNIPAVKWEEIAGVKLSRQGVRRYVDVFDKRTDPRGKTYYWLTGEVLEDVEPPIGLNLSPHIPIDVHVIRDNYISITPLQYNLTYGTALDKLADWDF from the coding sequence ATGAAATTACTTATTAGCAATGATGACGGTATTTCCGCCTTGGGTATTCGGACTTTAGCGAACGCTTTAGCTGAGGCTGGCCATGATGTGAGTGTAGTTTGTCCAGATCGAGAGCGATCGGCTACTGGTCATGGATTAACTTTACATCAACCCATCCGCGCCGAAATTGTCGAGTCTATTTTTCATCCGACAATTAAGGCCTGGGCTTGTGATGGTACTCCCTCAGACTGTGTAAAACTGGCACTTTGGGCTTTACTAGAGTCTCCCCCGGATTTGGTTCTCTCTGGAATTAATCAAGGAGCAAATTTAGGCACAGAAATTTTATACTCCGGTACAGTTTCGGCAGCGATGGAAGGCATGATCGAAGGTATCCCCAGTATTGCCTTTAGCTTAACTAGCCATATTTCCAGAGACTTTCAACCTGCGGCGAAGTTTGCCACAGTCCTGATAGAGAAACTAGCTACTCAACCAATACCAGATTTGATGTTGCTTAATGTCAATATTCCGGCTGTCAAATGGGAAGAAATCGCTGGTGTCAAACTCAGCCGTCAAGGAGTACGGCGCTACGTTGATGTTTTTGACAAGCGCACCGATCCTCGTGGTAAAACATACTACTGGTTAACTGGAGAAGTTTTAGAAGACGTAGAACCGCCAATCGGGTTAAATTTATCCCCACACATCCCCATAGACGTTCACGTCATTAGAGATAACTACATTAGTATTACACCACTGCAATACAATCTCACATACGGTACTGCATTGGATAAATTAGCGGACTGGGATTTTTAG
- a CDS encoding DUF4926 domain-containing protein, translating into MKLLDVVALTEDLPELELYRGQVGTIVDEYEPGVFEVEFSNLTGQAYAVETLNSSQIMILYHQPIGERTLV; encoded by the coding sequence ATGAAATTATTAGATGTTGTTGCCCTAACCGAAGACTTACCAGAGTTGGAATTATATCGTGGTCAAGTAGGAACGATTGTAGACGAATATGAACCTGGAGTTTTTGAAGTAGAATTTAGCAACTTAACAGGACAGGCTTATGCAGTAGAAACCTTAAATTCTAGTCAGATCATGATTTTATATCATCAACCAATTGGTGAAAGGACATTAGTGTAA
- a CDS encoding ATP-dependent DNA helicase RecQ codes for MNQTKSWDEVRAAFQKIWGYEDFRPPQGEIVSSLLEQKDSLIIMPTGGGKSICFQLPALLQTGVTLVVSPLVALMENQVQELIQRQQKAALLHSELPSWQRRATLQALAKQQLRLLYLSPETLLSPPVWEKLSQPQLQINGLILDEAHCLVQWGETFRPAYRRLGTVRPALLKHKPPGTKISIAAFTATADPSAQKIIQTVLQLQQPEIFRLNPYRPNLHLNVRIAWTPRGRKQQLLKFIQNRPGQAGLIYVRTRRDSENLAAWLAEMGYTTASYHAGLGATERRDVEANWLGGKIPFVVCTCAFGMGINKPDVRWVIHFHAPHLLSEYVQEIGRAGRDGKPAEALTLISEPTGWLDGEDKQRQQFFVEKMRSQQQKAQQLIKKLPQQGEINQVTRQFPDSEVALALLHSSGQLNWLDPFHYKIEPKVKTQPSTQLPATQQITQYLNTKQCRWQFLLNAFGFTQETTNWHCGHCDRCR; via the coding sequence ATGAATCAGACAAAATCTTGGGATGAAGTTCGTGCGGCTTTTCAGAAAATTTGGGGTTACGAAGATTTCCGTCCACCACAAGGAGAAATTGTCAGCAGTTTATTAGAGCAAAAAGACTCTCTAATTATCATGCCTACAGGGGGCGGAAAATCAATTTGTTTTCAACTACCAGCACTGCTACAAACAGGAGTAACTCTAGTGGTTTCGCCATTAGTAGCGCTGATGGAAAACCAAGTGCAAGAATTAATTCAACGCCAGCAAAAAGCCGCATTACTGCACAGCGAATTACCATCATGGCAACGCCGTGCTACATTGCAAGCATTGGCAAAACAACAGCTAAGATTGCTGTATTTATCTCCAGAAACTTTGCTAAGTCCGCCAGTTTGGGAAAAATTATCTCAACCTCAACTACAAATCAACGGCTTAATTCTAGATGAAGCTCATTGTTTAGTGCAGTGGGGAGAAACATTTCGTCCAGCTTACCGCAGATTAGGCACTGTCCGACCTGCATTACTCAAACATAAACCACCAGGAACCAAAATTAGCATCGCTGCATTTACGGCTACAGCTGACCCCTCAGCGCAAAAAATTATTCAAACAGTCTTGCAATTACAGCAACCAGAAATTTTTCGCCTGAATCCCTACCGTCCTAATTTACACCTTAATGTCCGCATTGCTTGGACACCAAGAGGGAGAAAACAACAATTACTCAAATTTATTCAAAATCGTCCAGGACAAGCAGGATTAATCTATGTCCGCACAAGGCGAGATAGTGAAAATTTAGCTGCATGGTTAGCAGAGATGGGTTACACGACAGCCAGTTATCACGCCGGATTAGGAGCAACAGAACGCCGAGACGTGGAGGCAAATTGGTTAGGTGGTAAAATACCTTTTGTGGTTTGTACCTGCGCTTTTGGCATGGGGATAAATAAACCTGATGTGCGTTGGGTAATTCATTTTCACGCACCACATTTATTATCTGAATATGTGCAAGAAATTGGCAGGGCGGGACGAGATGGTAAGCCAGCCGAGGCTTTGACGTTAATTAGTGAACCGACAGGGTGGTTAGATGGAGAGGATAAACAAAGACAACAATTCTTTGTGGAAAAAATGCGATCGCAACAACAAAAAGCCCAGCAACTAATCAAAAAACTCCCTCAGCAAGGAGAAATAAATCAAGTAACTCGACAATTTCCCGATAGTGAAGTAGCCCTAGCTTTACTCCACAGCAGTGGACAATTAAACTGGCTCGATCCTTTTCATTACAAGATTGAACCAAAAGTCAAAACTCAACCATCGACACAATTACCAGCTACTCAACAAATCACCCAATATTTAAATACTAAACAGTGCCGTTGGCAGTTTTTGTTAAATGCTTTTGGTTTCACTCAAGAAACAACTAATTGGCATTGTGGACATTGCGATCGCTGTCGTTAG
- a CDS encoding type II toxin-antitoxin system HicB family antitoxin, with amino-acid sequence MNQNIRQVIMYKDEDDYWIVECPSLKGCVSQGKTKEEALANIKEAIAGYVTALEEDGFDN; translated from the coding sequence ATGAACCAGAATATCAGGCAAGTAATCATGTATAAAGATGAGGATGACTACTGGATTGTAGAGTGTCCGAGCCTGAAAGGTTGTGTTAGCCAAGGTAAAACGAAAGAGGAAGCTCTTGCAAATATTAAAGAAGCGATCGCAGGTTATGTCACCGCCCTAGAGGAAGATGGCTTTGACAATTGA
- a CDS encoding Uma2 family endonuclease — protein sequence MTAITTKKLTLKEYIKYDDGTDSQYELVAGELVAMPPESPKNVQISLFLLVNFLKFIPVNQVSNKVEIIVCGSRATTRVPDLVVLTDELAKALQSATRSTITLDMPPPALVVEVVSPGKANEDRDYRYKRSEYAARGIDEYWIVDPQKALITVLILLDGLYEESTFTGNTLIISNIFPQLQLTAEQILTAGEKNTSIG from the coding sequence ATGACTGCAATCACGACCAAAAAACTAACCCTTAAGGAATATATAAAATATGACGATGGCACTGATAGCCAGTATGAATTAGTGGCAGGGGAATTAGTTGCAATGCCACCCGAAAGCCCAAAAAATGTGCAAATCTCTCTTTTCTTACTCGTAAATTTCCTCAAGTTCATTCCGGTTAATCAAGTAAGTAACAAAGTTGAAATAATCGTTTGTGGTTCCCGTGCTACAACTCGTGTTCCCGACTTAGTTGTACTGACAGATGAACTAGCAAAAGCCTTGCAAAGCGCGACTAGATCCACTATTACCTTAGATATGCCACCTCCTGCTTTGGTTGTAGAAGTTGTTTCTCCAGGCAAAGCAAACGAAGATAGAGACTATCGTTACAAACGTTCTGAATATGCTGCTAGGGGAATTGATGAATATTGGATTGTTGACCCTCAAAAAGCCCTGATTACTGTATTGATATTACTAGATGGGCTGTATGAAGAATCTACATTTACTGGAAATACATTAATCATTTCTAATATTTTTCCTCAATTACAGCTAACAGCAGAGCAAATACTCACAGCAGGGGAAAAAAACACATCAATTGGGTAA
- a CDS encoding 2-isopropylmalate synthase, which translates to MTTKPERIIIFDTTLRDGEQCPGATLNIDEKLVIAKQLARLGVDIIEAGFAFASPGDFAAVNKIAQAVGTQTGPVICSLARARHDDIKVAAEAIKPAAKGRIHTFIATSDIHLKYKLKKSRPEVIAIAEEMVAYAKTFTDDVEFSPEDAGRSDPEFLYQVLERAIAAGATTINIPDTVGYTTPSEFGAIIKGIKENVPNVDQAIISVHGHNDLGLAVANFLEAVKNGARQLECTINGIGERAGNAALEELVMALHVRRQYFNPFLGRPVDSEASLTNIDTKQIYKTSRLVSNLTGMLVQPNKAIVGANAFAHESGIHQDGVLKNKLTYEIMDAQLIGLTDNQIVLGKHSGRNAFRTRLKELGFELSETELNKAFVRFKEVADKKKEISDWDLEAIVNDEIQQAPDLFRVELVQVSCGSNARPTATVTLRTPDGEELTDAAIGTGPVDAVYKAINRVVNVPNQLIEFSVQSVTAGIDAIGEVTIRLRYESRVFSGHAANTDIIVASAQAYVNALNRLYAALQTQEKSGEVAVEKV; encoded by the coding sequence ATGACAACTAAACCAGAGAGAATCATCATTTTTGACACAACCCTCCGTGATGGGGAACAGTGTCCAGGTGCAACACTCAACATAGATGAAAAGCTAGTGATTGCCAAGCAACTAGCCCGTTTAGGTGTAGATATTATTGAAGCTGGTTTTGCTTTTGCTAGTCCAGGAGATTTTGCAGCTGTCAACAAAATTGCTCAAGCAGTGGGGACCCAAACAGGCCCAGTGATTTGTAGTCTAGCAAGAGCGAGACATGATGATATCAAAGTAGCAGCCGAAGCCATTAAACCTGCAGCTAAAGGGAGGATTCATACATTTATTGCCACCTCTGATATTCATCTGAAGTACAAGCTGAAAAAAAGTAGACCGGAAGTAATCGCGATCGCTGAAGAAATGGTCGCCTATGCCAAAACCTTCACCGATGATGTAGAATTCTCCCCAGAAGATGCTGGACGCTCTGATCCGGAATTTTTATATCAAGTTTTAGAGCGAGCGATCGCCGCCGGCGCAACAACAATTAACATTCCTGACACCGTTGGTTATACAACACCCAGCGAATTTGGGGCAATAATTAAGGGGATAAAAGAAAACGTCCCCAATGTTGATCAAGCCATTATTTCTGTTCACGGACACAACGATTTAGGCTTGGCTGTAGCTAACTTCCTAGAAGCAGTCAAAAATGGTGCTAGACAATTAGAATGCACCATCAATGGTATCGGTGAACGGGCAGGAAATGCTGCCTTAGAAGAACTAGTCATGGCATTGCACGTCCGCCGACAATATTTTAATCCCTTCTTAGGTAGACCAGTAGATTCAGAAGCATCCCTGACAAATATCGACACCAAACAAATTTATAAAACATCCCGTCTCGTTTCCAATTTGACGGGAATGTTAGTCCAACCAAACAAAGCCATCGTTGGTGCAAATGCCTTTGCCCATGAATCAGGAATCCATCAAGATGGGGTGTTAAAAAACAAACTCACCTACGAAATTATGGATGCCCAATTGATTGGGTTAACAGACAATCAAATAGTTTTAGGCAAACATTCTGGGCGTAATGCCTTCCGCACAAGGTTGAAAGAATTGGGTTTTGAACTATCAGAAACTGAGTTAAACAAAGCCTTCGTCAGATTTAAAGAAGTAGCCGATAAAAAGAAAGAGATTTCTGATTGGGATTTAGAGGCGATCGTTAACGATGAAATCCAACAAGCCCCCGACTTATTCCGGGTAGAATTGGTACAGGTTTCCTGTGGTAGCAACGCCCGTCCCACCGCCACAGTCACCCTGCGTACCCCAGACGGCGAAGAACTGACAGACGCAGCCATTGGTACTGGGCCAGTAGATGCAGTGTATAAAGCAATTAACCGCGTGGTCAATGTACCCAACCAACTGATAGAATTTTCGGTACAGTCAGTTACAGCTGGAATTGATGCGATCGGAGAAGTAACAATTCGCTTACGCTATGAATCCAGAGTATTTTCCGGCCATGCAGCCAACACAGATATCATCGTCGCTTCCGCCCAAGCTTATGTGAATGCCCTAAATCGTTTATACGCAGCGTTGCAAACTCAAGAGAAGTCAGGAGAAGTGGCTGTAGAGAAAGTGTAA
- a CDS encoding PIN domain-containing protein has translation MYLLDTDILIDIQRGHTPAITWFASLSELPSIPGFVIMELVQDAENHQKLRNALKLVAPLTVIWPTEADLNRASSDFATYHLSHGLGLLDALIAACAVGRSATLCTFNVKHYRVVPGLIIAQPYTR, from the coding sequence ATGTATTTGTTAGATACGGATATTTTAATTGATATTCAACGAGGTCATACTCCCGCAATAACGTGGTTTGCTAGCCTATCTGAGTTACCTAGTATACCTGGTTTTGTAATTATGGAACTAGTCCAAGATGCAGAAAATCACCAAAAATTGCGTAATGCTCTAAAACTAGTTGCACCGCTAACCGTAATTTGGCCTACTGAAGCTGATTTAAATCGTGCATCGTCAGACTTTGCAACTTATCATTTATCACATGGTTTAGGGTTGTTAGATGCTTTAATTGCCGCTTGTGCAGTTGGGAGAAGTGCAACACTTTGTACTTTTAATGTCAAACATTACCGCGTTGTTCCTGGACTGATCATCGCGCAGCCTTATACACGCTAG
- the pheS gene encoding phenylalanine--tRNA ligase subunit alpha — MTNNLEAQLLALRQEGEQAIAAADTLERLEELRVSYLGKKGQLGALLRSMGQMSAEERPVIGAIANTVKEALQTSLDQQRTALETAQIQAQLDAETLDVTMPGIYRPQGRIHPLNGIIDRALDIFVGMGYTVAQGTEMETDYYNFEALNTPPDHPARDMQDTFYLPDGNLLRTHTSSVQIRYMEKEEPPIRIVAPGRVYRRDDVDATHSAVFHQIELLAIDEGLTFTDLKGTIKVFLQAMFGELPIRFRASYFPFTEPSAEVDLQWNGRWLEVMGCGMVDPNVMKSVGYDPEIYTGFAAGFGVERFAMVLHQIDDIRRLYNSDLRFLRQF, encoded by the coding sequence ATGACTAATAACTTAGAAGCTCAACTTTTAGCATTGCGGCAGGAAGGAGAACAGGCGATCGCAGCTGCCGATACCCTCGAACGTCTGGAGGAACTCAGAGTTAGCTATCTGGGCAAAAAAGGGCAATTGGGGGCATTGTTGCGAAGCATGGGGCAGATGAGTGCGGAGGAAAGACCGGTAATTGGAGCGATCGCCAATACGGTTAAGGAAGCTTTACAAACCAGTTTAGACCAGCAACGTACTGCTTTAGAAACTGCCCAAATCCAAGCACAGCTTGACGCAGAAACTCTCGATGTCACTATGCCTGGCATTTATCGTCCCCAAGGTCGCATTCATCCCCTGAATGGTATCATCGACCGAGCGCTGGATATTTTTGTCGGCATGGGCTACACAGTAGCGCAAGGGACGGAAATGGAGACGGATTACTACAATTTTGAGGCTCTCAACACTCCCCCTGATCACCCCGCCCGTGATATGCAGGATACTTTCTACTTACCAGATGGTAATCTGCTGCGGACGCACACTTCTTCAGTGCAAATCCGTTACATGGAGAAAGAGGAACCACCGATTCGCATTGTTGCCCCTGGACGAGTTTATCGCCGAGATGATGTAGATGCTACCCACTCAGCAGTTTTCCATCAAATCGAATTATTAGCTATTGACGAAGGACTAACATTTACAGACCTCAAAGGCACAATTAAGGTATTTTTGCAAGCAATGTTTGGTGAATTACCCATTCGTTTCCGTGCTAGTTACTTCCCCTTCACCGAACCTTCGGCTGAAGTAGATTTACAGTGGAATGGGCGTTGGCTAGAGGTGATGGGTTGTGGCATGGTTGATCCTAACGTGATGAAATCTGTAGGTTATGACCCAGAAATTTACACCGGATTTGCTGCTGGTTTCGGTGTAGAACGTTTTGCAATGGTATTACACCAAATTGATGATATCCGCCGTTTGTATAACAGTGATTTACGATTTTTGCGTCAGTTTTAG
- a CDS encoding type II toxin-antitoxin system YafQ family toxin, whose translation MMTLVLASSFKRAFKRLVRRQPELQGRIEARLALLTSDPFDPLLQSHKLKGKLSEAWACSVDYDCRIVFNFVENPESGDEEILLIDIGSHDEVY comes from the coding sequence ATGATGACTCTGGTTCTAGCATCATCGTTTAAACGAGCATTTAAACGGTTGGTGCGACGACAACCAGAATTGCAAGGGCGAATTGAAGCGCGTTTAGCGCTTTTAACATCTGATCCATTTGATCCACTGTTACAAAGCCATAAGCTGAAAGGTAAGTTGTCTGAGGCTTGGGCTTGTTCAGTGGATTACGATTGCCGTATTGTCTTTAATTTTGTGGAAAATCCAGAATCTGGTGACGAGGAAATTTTACTAATTGATATTGGTTCTCATGATGAGGTTTATTAA